ATCCAAATTTATGTTTCTGGTCTTTGTATTATTACCTTAAAAACTCTTTTGGTGGTAAGCTGTGATTGAACCCATGCAACTTTAATTAATGTTTATGTTTTCCTGGAGGGTTGATGACCTTTGTATTCACAGCTCAAAGGAATTATATCAGGCATGCTCATGAGCATGGATATAGTAACACAAAGCCTCACTGTTGTTCCACATTTTACAGGCTGTTCAGGAATTTATTCTAGGTGTCTATGATGCTGAATCTACTGCTGCTTTCAACCATAACCTCACTGATGTATCTACATTGAAAGATCCTCGCTCAAAAGATGCATCTCAAAGGTAAAAATTTCTCAATGTGAGTAAAAGGGGAGATATCTTATGTTTTAGCAAATATAGTGATCATTAACATCAAAATGTCATATAGGTATCATGCACATCAGTATACAAACGGAACTATCTGTGATCTCACAAATGACCCTCGAGAAACCGAGGTATAAAGAAATTAAATCAGTTTGAATTTCTTTAATCTTTTTTTCAAATCACTTGCAGATTTATGCTAATCTTGTTTTACTGTTTCCTGAATTTATACACAGGTGAGATTTGTCTGCTCTGAGTCCAGAGTTATGATTAGTTCAATCACAGAACTATCCACTTGCAAGTATGCACTCACAATTCAATGGCCAATGCTTTGCAAGCACCCGTAAGCCAACTTGTcccttgtctctctctctctctctctctccacgtGTATGTGTCTGTGTGTGTATTTGTTTCATTTCCCtttccatttgaagttgaaactAAAATGTTATCCCTTGACGTAAGAAGGCAATTTTTGGTTgaatatttctgtttttttttttttttccattttctctgACTAGCTAACATTCTTACTGTGTGAGTACCAGATTGAGTAGGAAAAAAAGTATGCTTTGGCAGTCAAAAACCAATGAAAATTTAAATTGAGTGTTGTATGATTtgaaaattaaacctaaactcTGAGCTCTAGTTCGGCGGGGCAATTGAAGCCTTTTGCTGGTGGCAGCAAGATGAAATTTGTAGGATGGTATTTCATAAATCTCTTAATTGTAGGAACTTTATACTCTCCTCATTTGTTCTCCAACTTctattccactttttttttaaaacagtcAGCAAAGTAATTTATTGGGAACAATGTCAAAGAAGTGATCTATCCCACAATGGGAACAATAAGAAATACAAATATGAAATACCCCAATGGGCACACTTATGTACAGAGCCCATATTTCCCAACCTACAAAATTTTATGTGGAGAGGCTCAAAATACAGCCATTGTCTTAGCTAACAAGTCTGAAAGAGCAATTACAAGACCTTGGACTCCAAAAGAACAAGATGTACCTTTGGGAGCACTAgggcctttcttttttaattagaTGTGAATATCATGACAAAAATTTATCTGTTCGTGATATCCATCAGATGACTAAAGCTAAATCAGTCTCCACAATCAGTTTTGTTACCGCTCTTCTGAGCAATATGTGAATACACCTTGTGTTAGAGCTTTGATCTCCACTATATTTGATTCTTGTGGGCAATAATATGTGACTTCTGGTCCACATTATTCTCCTGGAGCATTATTTAATTTGCTAGATTCCGGGCATACCAAAGCTGTGAAACTGAACTGCTATATGTTGATCATCTTTATTTCGATTCCTATTACATGTTATTTAACTTTCTCCTTTATTGTCAATAGAATTTGATTAGGCTATTTGGTCTCTGAGTGATATACACTTTTAGCCCTGCCCTACTTAATAGTTGGGCTATCATTTTGGATATGGCTTAAATTGGCTGGTGATTGATTACAGGATGGCGCCGGCACTATAAAATGTGCTTCAAGATAACAAAAATTATGATGCCCTTCTTTGGCCTTATCATGGCATGCTGCAGTTGTTACCTTGAGTTAAAACCACATGTCATTTATGGTTGCAGAAAATGTTGTCTCCTGGTCTGGTGTAAAGAGTTTATCTGACTGTTTGGTTGCAGGGGGACTGTTCTCCGCAAAAAACCTAACATAACTGTTTTACTTGTATTTGTGCGAATTTTTAGGACAATGAGATGCATATCCACTGAAATAGCTGGCTTTGTCACTGCAGCCCAACCATAACATGTGTAATCCCTTATTAACATCATATGTATTATTCTGATGTCTGTATTTATGTTACAGCATGTTTCAAGAGGAAAGACCAGTGTGGCACACCATCAATTGTAACAAGCTTCCCAAGGACTACAGGGACGTAGATGTGGATGACAGCTTCAGAGATAAAGACATAGCCATGATCACAGATATTGAAGTGCTATCTCATTATGATTCAGAACAGTATGCTACATGAAAATTTATATGCCTAGAACACATTATGGGGAAGGGGAATTTTTTAGCTTTTTTGGTAGCCAGCAGAGTGTTTAAGTACTCTGGTATGGCTTCACTTCAATTTTAATTCCAACCCCCTATATTATGGATCCTCAAATCAATATTTGTAAGagtttcatcttcttcacaTCTTGGTTCTAAGTGATTTCTTGTCTAGTGCAACTTTAACATGCTTCCAATGACTGCCAAAACCATTTTCGTTGTAGCATCCAAGTACAATTAAAACCAAATAGATttaattcaaaacaaaagaaattttaactCCACAACTCCCATTTATTTTGGCTGAAACAATCTAAATGGGCCAAAATAGCCTAGAAGCTTCGAAATAACCAAAACCTTCTTCAAATGAAGAATTTCGATAAAACGAATGTCTTCGCCACCGAAATTAAATTAGatagttttattttcagttgAGTCAAAATGAAATTTATAACTAAGATTTCACCTTCTGCAGATTGGTTCCCATAAAGAGGTGGGGGTTAATTAAAACCTTGAAACTATCGGCTCCCATGAATCAAACCTTCTTAGCAAAGAAGGCCTAAGAACTTTTGCATCCTAACACTTCAATTATGGGGTAATGGGGTTGTTTGATGAAAACCAAGTAGTTTCCACAAACTGATTCCGTACATGCCTCTAAATCTATGCATGCTTCTTGGGGCTAATAacgaatccggatcagctacccacatggggacaggTGGGGACCGATCTGAATTCTACATGGGGTGTCggacccacacccccatggatggtttagatctgtccccacccgtccccatgtgggtaacAGATCTGAACTCAAATCCAATTAAGGGGGCCCAACAATTGCTTAAGAAGGGGCTCTTTGTTCAACTTGGCAATGGAAGGAACATCAACACTTGGTTTGATTATTGGATTCCTTAGATGCTTCTAACATTTGCCCCTTATATGTTGTCCAGCTCATTACATGTTGcacttacatttttttttgataatgtgTTGCACTTACATTAactattaattttcttttaaccTCCTTCAACACTCCTTATCAATGATGTCTTTGACAAGTTGCATGGTCCCCCCTTCTCAAGGTAGTCGAGTTTAATGTGGATGGAGTAAGTCTCGGTAATCCAGGTCTCGCTGGAGTTGGAGGCATTTGCAGAGACTACCAAGGCCACTTTATTTGCTGCTTTGCCGTTGAATTGAAAACAATCATGTAGTAGTAGCATAAGCGCTTGCTATGTGACGTGCATTGATCATTGGCCATGCTCATGGCTTCAAGACTGTATGCATTGAAAGTGATACCCTGATGATCATTAACATTTTGAATTTCGTATCAAAATCCATCCCTTGGAGAACATTATTGTCGACTGTTTGTTGCTAGGTAAtagttttgagttttgactaTGTTGCCTCCCAAGTTCCAACGtaccttcaaagaaggaaatTTTATTATTGTGTAACTTACGTAGCATACACTAACGTTTTCTCCCTCCTGCATCCCATAAAAAGGATAGATACATCATTGCAGGAGAAGAGATAGACAtatagaaggagaagagatagacatatggAAGTACGCTAAGATAGACAtatagaaggagaagagatagacatatggAAGTACTAGCGTATGCTACACAATCtgacagtatttttttttagtcttttagttTTTGTGTTTGCGTCAGGTAAGTTTATCCAACCCGATCAAACTCGGCCCGAATTGTAACCCTCCATTAATTAACAACAAAGTGGAATAATAAGGTAAAATCCGTCAACGGCGGCGAGTCTCCGTTTCTTAACTGCCAAATATCTCTCTCCTATTCCATCTTTTATTGGTGATTTTGGTCAGAAACAACGGCAACGGCACAAAAGACTATGCCCAATCGGAAACTCTCCCTCTACATTCCCGTAGTTTATGTTCCTTCCTTGtaccttctccctctccttccttcATTGGCTAGCAGAAAGAAAGATGCGCTGTGACAGATTCTCATTTCATTTCTACCATCTAGGGTTTGTCTAATCTCTACTGCCCCTTCAAgctccataaaaaaaattagaaaaaaaggggaaaaattccatcttcttcaaccATCCAGGCAAGAAGATCGTCGCATCGATCATCAATGTCAGTAAGTTCTTTGTCCGTGACTTCTTTGATCTGagagcaaaagaaagaagatctgaAACCCTGGAAATTCCTCtgttttcttccccttcttttatGTGCTTTATGCTCTCTTTAATTTGTAAAAGCAGGGGATAAATTGACAGAATGCACAGTCATTATTCCGCTCTTCCGAAGAGTTCATTCGTAGAAATTCGTGACGATGTTGTTTCTCAGGATAATCTTGATTCCTCAAACGTTATATCTTCCCAAAAGAACTTTGTAAAATTACTTCCAATAGGAGATGCAGAAGTCAGCCAcatcgatgatgatgatgatgatgatatcacATTTATGGTTAGCGATGTCAAGGATGGCGGATCTGGAATCCCTGGAGCCGTTTTCAACCTCTCAACAACGATTATTGGCGCTGGAATTATGGCCCTTCCTGCCACCATGAAAGTCCTTGGGATAGTTCTTGGGCTTATTATGATAGTTTTGATGGGGATCTTGTCGGAGATCAGTATTGAATTACTTGTTCGGTTCTCTGTTCTTCGCAAGGCGCATTCTTACGGTGATGTTGTTCAGTCAGTGTTGGGTCGTCCGGCGAGGATTCTGTGTGAGATATGTATAATTATCAATAATGCAGGGGTTTTGGTAGTTTATTTGATAATCATGGGCGATGTCATGTCGGGTTCTCCGGATCATGTTGGGGTTTTTGATCAAtggcttggaaatgggttttgggATCACAGGAAGATAGTGGTATTAATCATTGTGGTGCTTTTTCTTGCGCCGCTTTGCTCTTTGGAGAAGAttgattccttgagcttgagttcAGCTGCTTCAGTGGCTCTAgctgttgtttttgttgttgttgccagTGCGATAGCTTCTGTGAAGCTTGTTGAAGGGTGGATAGCACCACCGAGGTTGAGCCCAGACTTTGGGTCGAGGAAGGCTATAATGGATCTGCTTGTAGTGATCCCAATCATGACGAACGCATATGTATGTCACTTTAATGTGCAGCCCATCTATAATGAGCTCGAAGGTCGATCTCCTCAGAAAATGAATCGGGTAGGGAGGATCACTACTGTTTTGTGTGTTTTGGTTTATGCCGCAACAGCTGTATCTGGGTATCTACTGTTCGGGGAAGATACAGAATCAGATGTGCTGACCAACTTTGATAGGGACCTTGGGATCCGTTTCAGTTCAGCCCTCAACTATATTGTTCGTGTTGGGTACATTCTTCATCTGGTGCTTGTCTTCCCTGTTATCCACTTCTCCCTAAGGCAAACAGTGGATGCCTTGGTGTTTGAGGGATCAGAGCCTCTGTCAGGGAGCAGGAAGAGGTCATTGGCCTTAACAGGGGTGTTGTTGACGCTTATCTATATTGCTTCCACTATGATTCCCAACATTTGGACGGCTTTTAAGTTTACAGGGGCTACGACAGCAGTCTCATTGGGTTTCATATTTCCATCTCTGCTTGCATTAAGGTTGAACCAGCAAGGGGTGGATTTTAGCCAAGGAGAGAAGCATTTGTCTTGGGTGATGCTGGTATTGGCAACAGCAGTTAGTATCATAGGAGTAGCTGGAAATATATATAGCCTCGACAGCTAATCTGGATGACACTTCCCCGTTTGATTTTTGATACTTCATTATAAGGTAATCAGTTTGTGGATTTGACAGAAATTTTGGGAAAGATATTTCTACACGCATATGTTGATGTTGTTATAACTTTGAGTTGAAAATTAAATGGCTAAGGATATTGGGTGGTGATGGGAGAAAATTATCTCCAGCTTTGACATGGCTGTCCAGAGACTGGAGAGCTCACTGATTGTGCTGAAAGATACCACTTGATGCTTTTTTGTGGAGGGCATGTCTCTTGTTGATGTGTTTCCTGGAGTTGTTAGATCATAGTCAGAAAAATCCGGATTAATCTATTATGCTGGAGGGGGAGGTTCTTGTGGAGGCACGATTGAGGGTAAGATATTTTGATATGTGATGGATTTGTGCTGGAATTGGGTCGGTTTTACATTCTTTAGTCCACTTAATAATCTTCTTAAATTCAAACAGCCTTAAATGCAAAGGGAAGACCGCAAGGGTTCCTATGGAGGCGCCacagatttttattattttgtggAAGTTAAAATTGTTGGAACAGTTTATACCTTTATGATAGAACagttttatgttttatgttaTTCTAGCCACTTAATCTTCTTCACAATCTTCAATTTTATGATGCTGCAACGATGTTGCTAATAAATACTCTGATAAAAGTACTCTTCCAACTGGTTTACACGATTTGTAAAATATGCCATAAATTAGTTGGGTCAGATATCACTTATTTTCTGATTCATGGGTTGTTGCTCAGTGTTATGTCGGTTTGAATGCTCACATTTGGATGGCTTGCATTTATCATTTGTGTTGAGATATGCATGATGTAACTTGGGCTTAACTCCTTTCAGTTTGTGTAACAATGTCATGCACCTTTTCTGCAGAAAATTTCGATCTGTTAACCAACCAGAAGATCAATTCTGTCCTACCATTATTCTTCTCCTGTAATTTCTCAAATTCATCTTTGATGGAATTCTGAGTTGATGTACCTACCCAAGGAGAATATACTCCATAGGCATTGGTTTCTTATCGTCACGGTAGTAGTTTCAGTGATTTGGAAAGACAGGAattcaaaaaagtacaatagACCTGGCATTTTTCATGTAACATGAACTAGCCAAAATCACAGATATATTAAACTCCAAACTCCCTTTTATCAATCCCTATCAGAGAACCTGTGTATAAACCTTGATTCTCAGATTGATGATTTGTTATTTGGAATGACTGCAATCTATACACTTCACAAGTTAGATTGTCCAAATTCCCAATCAATGGATATATAATCAGGTGCTGATGTAAATAGTCCTTTTAGAGGATGTTTAGGATCATCTTGGTGTAATTTTGGTCAATCCCATCAGGGttgtgggggttgggggggttgggggggggggggggattgcaAATTTCTATGTCAAGGAGTGCGTGCGAGTGCAGATCAAGGTTCACCCAATTTCACTGGAATCGGCCAGAATTAATCTTGCTGGGAATCGGTGAAGCAAATCAGGATCGGTATCAGCCAATTCTGATTTGAATCGCCAGCTGGAATCAGCAGtctgattttgattcttcaAACCATGTTGTAGATTGATTGGCAACTAAACCTTGTATGACAAGCAGAACAGACATTATCCTTTCCTCCACATGTAAAAACTTAAGTTCACTAACATAgtccatcaaaaaaataaacaaatatggtgcagataaaaaaacaaaaatgaaactcATGTTCTCTGGAGGGGACATCTTATGGTATTGTCTCTAGCATAGCAGTAGGAAgaagtaataataataaataaaaaaa
The sequence above is a segment of the Telopea speciosissima isolate NSW1024214 ecotype Mountain lineage chromosome 7, Tspe_v1, whole genome shotgun sequence genome. Coding sequences within it:
- the LOC122666799 gene encoding protein OS-9 homolog isoform X2 yields the protein MRSSLLTILLLINLLNHVLADQILAAHAGGTFGRSSHEPKYKIEFHSDESPFHPDEDQESLMMSNKEGQKYLCFLPKVEKPKIGKPVTQQNTSNVIVETERRLKLKTPDELLEVLKGECLVRHEGWWSYEFCYQKKLRQFHLEDEKAVQEFILGVYDAESTAAFNHNLTDVSTLKDPRSKDASQRYHAHQYTNGTICDLTNDPRETEVRFVCSESRVMISSITELSTCKYALTIQWPMLCKHPMFQEERPVWHTINCNKLPKDYRDVDVDDSFRDKDIAMITDIEVLSHYDSEQYAT
- the LOC122666799 gene encoding protein OS-9 homolog isoform X1; translated protein: MRSSLLTILLLINLLNHVLADQILAAHAAGGTFGRSSHEPKYKIEFHSDESPFHPDEDQESLMMSNKEGQKYLCFLPKVEKPKIGKPVTQQNTSNVIVETERRLKLKTPDELLEVLKGECLVRHEGWWSYEFCYQKKLRQFHLEDEKAVQEFILGVYDAESTAAFNHNLTDVSTLKDPRSKDASQRYHAHQYTNGTICDLTNDPRETEVRFVCSESRVMISSITELSTCKYALTIQWPMLCKHPMFQEERPVWHTINCNKLPKDYRDVDVDDSFRDKDIAMITDIEVLSHYDSEQYAT
- the LOC122666798 gene encoding amino acid transporter AVT6E — its product is MHSHYSALPKSSFVEIRDDVVSQDNLDSSNVISSQKNFVKLLPIGDAEVSHIDDDDDDDITFMVSDVKDGGSGIPGAVFNLSTTIIGAGIMALPATMKVLGIVLGLIMIVLMGILSEISIELLVRFSVLRKAHSYGDVVQSVLGRPARILCEICIIINNAGVLVVYLIIMGDVMSGSPDHVGVFDQWLGNGFWDHRKIVVLIIVVLFLAPLCSLEKIDSLSLSSAASVALAVVFVVVASAIASVKLVEGWIAPPRLSPDFGSRKAIMDLLVVIPIMTNAYVCHFNVQPIYNELEGRSPQKMNRVGRITTVLCVLVYAATAVSGYLLFGEDTESDVLTNFDRDLGIRFSSALNYIVRVGYILHLVLVFPVIHFSLRQTVDALVFEGSEPLSGSRKRSLALTGVLLTLIYIASTMIPNIWTAFKFTGATTAVSLGFIFPSLLALRLNQQGVDFSQGEKHLSWVMLVLATAVSIIGVAGNIYSLDS